One window of the Streptomyces sp. NBC_00259 genome contains the following:
- the pelF gene encoding GT4 family glycosyltransferase PelF — protein MHVSHRAPRRGAARVTLLTEGTYPHSHGGVSVWCDQLVGGMPDIDFDIIAVTGTGREAVVWELPPHVAEPLTVPMWGPAPTGSPPRGRRERRLMAAYERFLTALLDPGAEDGFAPALYEMAHAARDGLLGPALRTDRALRVLTGVWNRPGLTVREARPSLHDAVTATGLLEHALRPLAARPPERGVAHAVSGGVAVLPGLAALELHGVPLLLTEHGVYLRERYLGYRTAPYRWPVKAVLLGFFRLLAEESYRRAALITPGNRYNRLWEEQGGADPDLIRTVYNGVDPAAFPPAGPEPQAPTLSWAGRVDPIKDLETLIRAFAQVRGTLPDATLRLFGGTPRGGEAYRERCEALAASLGHADAVTFEGRVDDIRDAYAAGNVVMLSSISEGFPFTLIEAMSCGRATVSTDVGGVREAVGDAGLVVPPRDPAAMAAAALELLADPPRRAAMGEAARLRVIEQFTLRQTIDTFRAIYLELAVRGTVRLADPWSGSLTDEAALGSVAG, from the coding sequence ATGCACGTATCGCACCGTGCGCCGCGCCGAGGCGCGGCGCGCGTCACCCTGCTCACCGAAGGTACCTATCCGCACAGTCACGGCGGTGTGAGTGTCTGGTGCGACCAGCTCGTCGGCGGCATGCCCGACATCGACTTCGACATCATCGCGGTGACCGGAACCGGCCGTGAGGCCGTCGTGTGGGAGCTGCCGCCGCACGTGGCCGAGCCGCTCACCGTGCCCATGTGGGGCCCGGCGCCCACCGGTTCACCACCGCGTGGCCGCCGCGAGCGCCGGCTGATGGCCGCGTACGAGCGGTTCCTCACGGCGTTGCTCGATCCCGGCGCCGAGGACGGCTTCGCTCCCGCGCTGTACGAGATGGCGCACGCGGCACGCGACGGGCTGCTCGGCCCGGCGCTGCGCACGGACCGTGCCCTGCGGGTGCTGACCGGGGTGTGGAACCGGCCGGGGCTGACCGTGCGGGAGGCACGGCCCAGCCTGCACGACGCCGTCACGGCGACCGGCCTGCTGGAGCACGCGCTGCGGCCGCTCGCCGCCCGCCCTCCGGAGCGTGGTGTGGCGCACGCGGTCAGCGGAGGCGTCGCCGTCCTGCCGGGGCTCGCGGCGCTCGAACTCCACGGTGTTCCGCTGCTGTTGACCGAGCACGGGGTCTATCTTCGGGAGCGCTACCTCGGGTACCGGACGGCGCCGTACCGCTGGCCGGTGAAGGCGGTGCTGCTCGGGTTCTTCCGGCTGCTGGCGGAGGAGAGCTACCGGCGCGCGGCGCTGATCACCCCGGGCAACCGCTACAACCGGCTGTGGGAGGAGCAGGGCGGCGCCGATCCCGACCTGATACGCACGGTCTACAACGGAGTCGATCCCGCGGCCTTTCCGCCCGCGGGTCCCGAACCGCAGGCGCCGACGCTCAGCTGGGCCGGCCGGGTCGACCCGATCAAGGACCTGGAGACCCTGATCCGGGCGTTCGCCCAGGTCCGCGGGACGCTCCCGGACGCCACACTGCGGCTGTTCGGCGGTACACCACGCGGCGGCGAGGCCTACCGCGAGCGGTGCGAGGCGCTCGCCGCGTCGCTCGGCCACGCCGACGCGGTCACCTTCGAGGGCCGGGTCGACGACATCAGGGACGCGTACGCGGCGGGCAACGTCGTGATGCTGTCCAGCATCAGCGAGGGCTTCCCCTTCACCCTGATCGAGGCGATGTCGTGCGGCAGGGCCACCGTCTCCACGGATGTGGGCGGAGTACGGGAGGCGGTCGGCGACGCCGGGCTGGTCGTCCCGCCGCGTGATCCCGCCGCCATGGCCGCGGCCGCGCTGGAACTGCTGGCCGATCCGCCGCGCAGGGCGGCGATGGGCGAGGCGGCCCGGCTGCGGGTGATCGAGCAGTTCACACTCCGTCAGACCATCGACACCTTCCGGGCCATCTACCTCGAACTGGCCGTCCGTGGCACGGTGCGCCTCGCCGATCCCTGGAGCGGTTCCCTCACCGACGAGGCGGCCCTGGGGAGCGTGGCCGGATGA
- a CDS encoding GDP-mannose 4,6-dehydratase, with product MTSAPLAAVTGAEGFIGSHLTEALVASGHRVRAMAQYNSFSSYGWLETLPGDVLDQVEIVLGDVRDPGSVRGLVEGADAVYHLAALIAIPYSYQAPHSYVDTNVTGTLNVLEAVRALEIPRLVHTSTSETYGTARTVPISEDHPIQTQSPYAASKAGGDRLADSYFASFETPVVTLRPFNTFGPRQSMRAVIPTVIGQVAAGERTITLGDLRPTRDFTYVTDTAAAFLAVGTAPAEAVVGRTFNAGTGGEISVGDLVRLIGKVMAADLDVREDEQRIRPAGSEVMRLVADATRLREATGWAPRHDLEQGLAHTAEFFRDPANLARYKTGIYNI from the coding sequence TTGACTTCCGCACCGCTCGCCGCCGTCACCGGGGCCGAGGGCTTCATCGGCTCCCATCTGACCGAGGCGCTCGTCGCCTCGGGCCACCGGGTCCGCGCCATGGCGCAGTACAACTCCTTCTCCTCCTACGGCTGGCTGGAGACGCTGCCGGGGGACGTCCTCGACCAGGTCGAGATCGTGCTGGGCGATGTCCGCGACCCCGGTTCCGTCCGCGGCCTGGTCGAAGGCGCCGACGCCGTCTACCACTTGGCGGCACTCATCGCGATCCCGTACTCGTACCAGGCGCCGCACAGCTATGTGGACACCAATGTCACCGGCACCCTCAACGTGCTGGAGGCGGTCCGCGCCCTGGAGATCCCGCGGCTGGTGCACACCTCCACCAGCGAGACGTACGGCACCGCGCGGACCGTGCCCATCAGCGAGGACCACCCCATCCAGACCCAGTCCCCGTACGCGGCGTCGAAGGCGGGCGGGGACCGGCTCGCGGACAGCTACTTCGCGAGCTTCGAGACGCCCGTGGTGACGCTGCGGCCCTTCAACACCTTCGGCCCCCGCCAGTCGATGCGAGCCGTGATCCCGACCGTCATCGGACAGGTCGCCGCGGGAGAGCGCACCATCACCCTCGGCGATCTCCGGCCCACCCGCGACTTCACCTACGTCACGGACACCGCCGCCGCCTTCCTGGCCGTCGGTACCGCACCGGCCGAGGCCGTCGTGGGCCGGACCTTCAACGCCGGTACGGGCGGCGAGATCTCCGTCGGTGACCTGGTGCGGCTCATCGGCAAGGTGATGGCCGCCGACCTCGACGTACGGGAGGACGAGCAGCGCATCCGGCCGGCGGGCTCGGAGGTGATGCGGCTGGTCGCCGACGCGACACGGCTGCGCGAGGCGACCGGCTGGGCGCCGCGCCACGACCTGGAGCAGGGCCTCGCGCACACGGCGGAGTTCTTCCGTGATCCCGCGAACCTCGCCCGGTACAAGACCGGCATCTACAACATCTGA
- a CDS encoding sugar phosphate nucleotidyltransferase, with protein sequence MHAVILAGGKGIRLRPYTTALPKPLVPIGDQHAILEIVLRQLAGCGFTSCTIAVGHLGHIIRAYVGDGSQWGLSIDYATEENPLGTMGPLLTMRDRLPETFLVMNGDILTDLDYAEVLRQHRGSGAALTIATYARKVRIDFGVLTTDAGKVVGFAEKPSMDYRVSMGVYGLSRDTLDGYTPGLPLGFDELVLDLLESGNPPHAHEFDGYWLDIGRPDDYDRANAEFTTHQSLLLKGA encoded by the coding sequence ATGCACGCAGTGATTCTCGCCGGAGGCAAGGGCATCCGGCTGCGTCCGTACACCACCGCGCTGCCCAAACCGCTCGTCCCGATCGGCGACCAGCACGCGATCCTGGAGATCGTGCTGCGCCAGCTCGCGGGCTGCGGATTCACCAGCTGCACCATCGCCGTCGGCCATCTCGGCCATATCATCCGCGCCTATGTCGGCGACGGCTCGCAGTGGGGCCTGAGCATCGACTACGCGACCGAGGAGAATCCCCTGGGCACCATGGGCCCGCTGCTGACCATGCGGGACCGGCTCCCCGAGACCTTCCTGGTGATGAACGGGGACATCCTCACCGATCTCGACTACGCGGAGGTGCTGCGGCAGCACCGCGGCAGCGGCGCCGCGCTGACGATCGCCACCTACGCCCGCAAGGTGCGCATCGACTTCGGAGTGCTCACCACGGACGCGGGCAAGGTGGTCGGCTTCGCCGAGAAGCCCAGCATGGACTACCGCGTGTCGATGGGCGTGTACGGACTCTCCCGCGACACGCTCGACGGATACACCCCCGGGCTGCCCCTCGGCTTCGACGAACTCGTCCTCGATCTGCTCGAGTCCGGAAACCCGCCGCACGCCCACGAGTTCGACGGCTACTGGCTGGACATCGGCCGGCCCGACGACTACGACCGGGCCAACGCCGAGTTCACCACCCATCAGTCACTGCTGCTCAAGGGAGCCTGA
- a CDS encoding NAD-dependent epimerase/dehydratase family protein gives MRILVLGHTGYLGRHIAEQFRALGGVRLFGAGRDPASDLRVDLATADTGRLAEALADLSPDAVVNCAGALGADPVTDAEVNARGPAVLCAALRKAAPTARLVHLGSAAEYGAGEHGVRVTEDAPTRPLTSYGATKLAGTVAVVSSGLDAVVLRVGNPVGPGAGPLSLPGGTALRLRRAGTDPDAVVRFGDLSAHRDFVDVRDLARAAVLAATASGPLPRVLNVGGGRAVPIRDLVHGLVSVAGFRGRIDEAGVGSARSAGVTWQCSDISAARAALGWEPRFTLTDALVALWASVGACEEPDPVP, from the coding sequence ATGCGCATCCTCGTCCTGGGCCACACCGGGTACCTGGGAAGACACATCGCCGAGCAGTTCCGCGCGCTGGGCGGCGTGCGGCTGTTCGGTGCCGGCCGTGATCCGGCCTCCGATCTCCGCGTGGACCTCGCCACAGCCGACACGGGGCGGCTGGCCGAGGCCCTCGCGGACCTCTCCCCCGACGCGGTCGTCAACTGCGCGGGTGCACTCGGCGCCGACCCGGTGACGGACGCCGAGGTCAACGCCCGGGGGCCGGCCGTGCTGTGCGCGGCGCTGCGCAAGGCCGCGCCGACGGCCCGGCTGGTCCATCTCGGCTCGGCCGCGGAGTACGGGGCGGGGGAGCACGGCGTACGGGTCACCGAGGACGCCCCGACCCGCCCGCTCACCTCCTACGGGGCGACCAAACTGGCGGGCACGGTCGCCGTCGTCTCGTCGGGGCTCGACGCGGTCGTGCTGCGCGTGGGCAATCCGGTCGGGCCGGGTGCGGGCCCGCTGAGCCTGCCCGGCGGGACGGCCCTGCGGCTGCGCCGGGCGGGCACGGATCCGGACGCGGTCGTACGCTTCGGCGATCTCTCCGCCCACCGCGACTTCGTCGACGTACGGGACCTGGCCAGGGCGGCCGTGCTGGCGGCGACCGCGTCCGGGCCGCTGCCGCGCGTCCTCAACGTCGGCGGGGGCCGGGCCGTCCCCATCCGGGACCTGGTGCACGGGCTGGTGAGCGTGGCGGGGTTCCGGGGCCGGATCGACGAGGCCGGGGTCGGCTCCGCACGCTCCGCGGGGGTGACCTGGCAGTGCTCCGACATCTCGGCCGCCCGGGCGGCCCTCGGCTGGGAGCCCCGTTTCACGCTGACCGACGCGCTCGTCGCGCTGTGGGCCTCGGTCGGCGCCTGCGAGGAACCGGACCCGGTGCCGTGA
- a CDS encoding spherulation-specific family 4 protein — translation MTLLVPLYVHPARDPDAWRLLAAAGDRVYGVVLNAADGPGTAPDPAFVSAARALRAAGTRVLGYVDLDYGVRPGSAVIRDLDRHREWYDTDGCFFDQVPADRSALPGCRRLVRAARQRGAGTVVLNHGVHPAPGYARLADVLVTFEGPWTVYLSSFTRPRWTARHPPERFCHLVYEVPPALAAIAARAAEERGAAVSCAVAESLPNPWSAPPPALLGDMP, via the coding sequence GTGACCCTGCTCGTGCCCCTCTATGTGCATCCCGCCCGGGACCCCGACGCCTGGCGGCTGCTCGCGGCCGCCGGGGACCGGGTCTACGGCGTGGTGCTGAACGCGGCGGACGGTCCGGGCACGGCTCCGGACCCGGCGTTCGTCTCCGCCGCCCGCGCGCTGCGGGCGGCGGGCACCCGCGTCCTCGGCTACGTCGATCTGGACTACGGAGTACGGCCCGGCTCCGCGGTGATCCGCGATCTGGACCGGCACCGTGAGTGGTACGACACCGACGGCTGCTTCTTCGACCAGGTGCCGGCCGACCGGTCCGCCCTGCCCGGCTGCCGCCGTCTGGTGCGCGCGGCGCGGCAGCGCGGCGCCGGTACGGTCGTGCTCAACCACGGGGTGCATCCGGCGCCCGGCTACGCCCGCCTCGCCGACGTGCTGGTGACGTTCGAAGGCCCCTGGACGGTCTATCTGTCGTCCTTCACCCGCCCGCGCTGGACCGCCCGTCATCCGCCCGAGCGGTTCTGCCACCTGGTGTACGAAGTGCCGCCCGCACTGGCGGCGATCGCCGCACGGGCGGCCGAGGAGCGCGGTGCGGCGGTGTCCTGCGCGGTCGCGGAGAGCCTGCCCAATCCCTGGTCGGCGCCGCCGCCCGCCCTGCTCGGAGACATGCCATGA
- a CDS encoding endo alpha-1,4 polygalactosaminidase has translation MTRACRPLLCALLAVLLIAGCSGGPPSPSPAPSRWQPRPGTPWQWQLDGRADPASADVPVYDIDGFENSADDVERLHRDGRKVICYINAGAWESFRPDQAGFPAAVRGAPNGWHGERWLDIRRLDVLRPLMEKRFDMCREKGFDAVEPDLLDAYLNDTGFPLTAGHQLAYNRMIARIAHDRGLSVGLKNDLPQIPELVRDFDFAVNEECAQYGECGRLTPFVRAGKAVFHVEYALATGDFCAQARRLGLSSMRKRLELDGWRQPC, from the coding sequence ATGACCCGTGCCTGCCGTCCCCTGCTGTGCGCACTGCTCGCCGTGCTGCTGATCGCGGGCTGCTCCGGGGGCCCTCCGTCCCCCTCCCCCGCCCCGTCCCGCTGGCAGCCGCGGCCCGGCACACCGTGGCAGTGGCAGCTCGACGGACGCGCCGACCCCGCGTCCGCGGACGTTCCCGTGTACGACATCGACGGCTTCGAGAACTCCGCGGACGATGTCGAGCGGCTCCACCGGGACGGCCGCAAGGTCATCTGCTACATCAACGCCGGGGCGTGGGAGAGCTTCCGCCCCGACCAGGCCGGCTTCCCGGCCGCCGTGCGCGGCGCTCCCAACGGCTGGCACGGTGAGCGCTGGCTCGACATCCGCCGGCTGGACGTGCTCCGCCCTCTCATGGAGAAGCGGTTCGACATGTGCCGCGAGAAGGGCTTCGACGCGGTGGAACCGGATCTGCTCGACGCCTATCTCAACGACACCGGCTTCCCGCTGACGGCCGGGCACCAGCTCGCCTACAACCGCATGATCGCCCGTATCGCCCATGACCGCGGTCTGTCCGTGGGGCTGAAGAACGATCTGCCGCAGATCCCCGAGCTGGTGCGGGACTTCGACTTCGCGGTCAACGAGGAGTGCGCCCAGTACGGCGAGTGCGGGAGGCTCACTCCCTTCGTCAGGGCGGGGAAGGCCGTCTTCCATGTCGAATACGCCCTGGCCACGGGGGACTTCTGTGCGCAGGCCCGCCGTCTGGGGCTGTCCTCGATGCGCAAGCGGCTGGAACTGGACGGGTGGCGGCAGCCCTGCTGA